From the Hymenobacter yonginensis genome, one window contains:
- a CDS encoding NADH:flavin oxidoreductase/NADH oxidase, whose translation MSDLFSPFALRGITLRNRIVISPMCMYSAQDGFANDWHLVHLGSRAVGGASLIIQEATAVSPEGRITPGDLGIWKDEHVPFLRRITDFIKAQGSVAGIQLAHAGRKASHRSPWEGADAILPTEPHGWQTVAPSAEPFTPDEPTPHALSVAEIGQVVADFRAATLRSLEAGYEVIELHAAHGYLLHEFFSPLSNHRQDEYGGSFENRIRLLLEVVEATRAVLPEHLPLLVRVSATDWTEGGWTAADTVQLAGILKDKGVDLLDCSTGGNVAKADIPVGPGYQVEFAEQVRRETGLPTGAVGLITDAQQAEAIIASGQADLVLLARESLRDAYFPLHAAHELGTDIAWPNQYMRAKPRL comes from the coding sequence ATGTCTGATCTGTTTTCGCCGTTTGCGCTGCGTGGTATCACGCTCCGCAACCGGATAGTTATTTCGCCCATGTGCATGTACAGCGCCCAGGATGGCTTCGCCAACGACTGGCACTTGGTGCACCTGGGCAGCCGGGCCGTGGGTGGGGCCAGCCTCATCATTCAGGAAGCCACGGCCGTGTCGCCGGAAGGCCGCATCACGCCCGGCGACCTGGGCATCTGGAAAGACGAGCACGTGCCGTTTCTGCGCCGCATCACCGACTTCATCAAGGCCCAGGGAAGCGTGGCCGGCATTCAGCTGGCCCACGCCGGCCGCAAAGCCAGCCACCGCAGCCCCTGGGAAGGCGCCGACGCCATCCTGCCCACCGAGCCCCACGGCTGGCAGACGGTAGCGCCCAGCGCCGAGCCCTTCACCCCCGACGAGCCCACGCCCCACGCCCTGAGTGTGGCCGAAATCGGGCAGGTGGTGGCCGACTTCCGTGCGGCCACGCTGCGCTCTTTAGAGGCGGGCTATGAGGTGATTGAGTTGCATGCCGCCCACGGCTACCTGCTGCACGAGTTCTTCTCGCCTTTGAGCAACCACCGCCAGGACGAATACGGCGGCTCCTTCGAAAACCGCATCCGGCTGCTGCTGGAAGTGGTGGAAGCCACCCGCGCCGTGCTGCCCGAGCACCTGCCGCTGCTGGTGCGCGTGTCGGCCACCGACTGGACCGAGGGCGGCTGGACGGCCGCCGATACCGTGCAACTGGCCGGCATTCTGAAAGACAAGGGTGTGGATCTGCTGGACTGCTCCACCGGCGGCAACGTGGCCAAGGCTGATATTCCGGTGGGCCCCGGGTACCAGGTGGAATTTGCCGAGCAGGTGCGCCGCGAAACCGGCCTGCCCACCGGCGCCGTCGGCCTCATCACCGACGCGCAGCAGGCCGAGGCCATCATTGCCAGCGGCCAGGCCGACCTGGTGCTGCTGGCCCGGGAGTCGTTGCGCGACGCCTACTTCCCGCTGCACGCGGCCCACGAATTGGGCACTGATATTGCCTGGCCCAACCAGTATATGCGGGCCAAGCCGCGGCTGTAG
- a CDS encoding efflux RND transporter periplasmic adaptor subunit — MTPVILLGALGGLALWPSHLPEAPTPDSSTLTAYLREPQPATPPLAAGTAVPATVAGRVWEVYFTEGQHVRKGQLLLKVAQKLVSADHHRLQQQLTQQQQQLASLAARPAAPAAELTATTARVAATERQLAALPAQLSFQFVTAPHDGVMVRRSVAAGDYLSVGAAIGQLAPLPATPPDDTTLLLSSAN, encoded by the coding sequence ATGACGCCCGTCATTCTGCTCGGCGCACTGGGCGGGCTGGCCCTTTGGCCCAGCCACCTGCCCGAGGCCCCCACCCCCGATTCGTCGACCCTTACAGCTTACCTGCGCGAGCCGCAGCCGGCCACTCCGCCCCTGGCGGCCGGCACGGCCGTGCCCGCTACCGTGGCCGGGCGGGTCTGGGAAGTGTATTTCACTGAAGGGCAGCACGTGCGCAAAGGCCAGCTGCTGTTGAAAGTAGCGCAGAAGCTCGTTTCGGCCGACCACCACCGCCTGCAGCAGCAGCTCACCCAGCAGCAGCAGCAACTGGCTTCTCTGGCCGCCCGGCCCGCCGCGCCGGCCGCCGAGCTAACGGCCACCACCGCCCGCGTGGCCGCCACCGAGCGGCAGCTGGCGGCCCTGCCCGCACAGCTCAGCTTCCAGTTCGTGACGGCCCCGCACGACGGCGTGATGGTGCGCCGCAGCGTGGCCGCCGGCGACTACCTGAGCGTCGGCGCGGCTATTGGCCAGCTGGCGCCGCTGCCCGCCACGCCCCCCGACGATACCACCTTACTGCTTTCCAGCGCCAACTAA
- a CDS encoding SUKH-3 domain-containing protein, protein MPAFPDDVQHSLAEAGWFEGRTVSTAGYQQDTLRRQLTWLPAAAAFLREFGGLHCYFTRQDQSTTRMHFEIQQAAALLDMHRLRTEYEPRVPGRKLGLVGQAYTDPLCLLVDTHGAFYGACEEGIYHIADTVPLALEAIVMDLPFRQL, encoded by the coding sequence ATGCCCGCTTTCCCCGACGATGTGCAGCACTCCCTGGCGGAGGCAGGCTGGTTTGAAGGCCGAACCGTATCCACGGCCGGCTACCAGCAGGACACGCTACGTCGGCAACTGACCTGGCTTCCGGCCGCCGCCGCGTTTCTGCGCGAGTTTGGGGGCCTGCACTGCTACTTCACCCGCCAAGACCAAAGTACTACCCGCATGCACTTCGAAATCCAGCAGGCGGCGGCCTTGCTGGACATGCACCGCCTGCGCACGGAGTATGAGCCGCGCGTACCCGGCCGCAAACTGGGGTTGGTAGGCCAGGCCTACACCGATCCGCTGTGCTTGCTGGTAGATACCCACGGCGCGTTTTACGGCGCCTGCGAGGAGGGCATCTACCACATTGCGGATACTGTGCCGCTGGCCCTGGAAGCCATTGTGATGGACCTGCCTTTCCGGCAGCTATAG
- a CDS encoding Rrf2 family transcriptional regulator: protein MNTRFAVATHILAFLAHSSGQPVSSEVLAGSAGTHPVVVRRLMSTLRNAGLVRTQLGAGGGALLARSPESISLLDVYEAMQEPEPDLFAVSSTKPNAHCNLGRVMQHTLEDLLGSAEQAMRQALAAVSVAQLMQELATRLPADCGCPGTA from the coding sequence ATGAACACCCGCTTCGCCGTCGCAACGCACATTCTGGCTTTCCTGGCGCATAGCTCGGGGCAGCCGGTATCGTCGGAGGTGCTGGCGGGCAGCGCGGGCACCCACCCGGTGGTGGTGCGCCGCCTGATGAGCACGCTCCGCAACGCCGGCCTGGTGCGCACCCAGCTGGGAGCCGGCGGCGGCGCCCTGCTGGCCCGTTCGCCCGAAAGCATTTCGCTGCTGGACGTGTACGAAGCCATGCAGGAGCCGGAGCCCGACCTGTTTGCCGTGAGCAGCACCAAGCCCAACGCCCACTGCAACCTGGGCCGGGTGATGCAGCACACGCTCGAAGACCTGCTAGGCAGCGCCGAGCAGGCCATGCGCCAGGCGTTGGCGGCCGTATCGGTGGCGCAGCTGATGCAGGAACTGGCTACCCGCCTCCCCGCCGACTGCGGGTGCCCGGGCACCGCCTAG
- a CDS encoding GNAT family N-acetyltransferase yields MIPLITRTSRLTILAASRALLTAELHKPQYFPVLLGAALPADWPPGEYDAEASRYFLAQLTAGGRAAAGWYGWYAILRATEQQPATLVGAGGFWGPPDANGTAEIGYSIAADWRGQGLATELVGGLVQQASHTGMVRRLIAHTLPGNEVSQRVLLRNGFTLTDPDTEGRMRFERAVEPSEAPQAPGQITPIS; encoded by the coding sequence ATGATTCCCCTCATTACCCGCACTTCCCGCCTGACCATTCTGGCTGCCAGCCGTGCCCTGCTTACGGCTGAGCTCCACAAGCCCCAATACTTCCCGGTGCTGCTGGGTGCGGCCCTGCCCGCCGACTGGCCTCCCGGAGAGTACGACGCCGAAGCCAGCCGCTATTTTCTGGCGCAGCTGACAGCGGGCGGCCGGGCCGCGGCCGGCTGGTATGGCTGGTACGCCATCCTGCGGGCCACCGAGCAGCAGCCCGCCACGCTGGTAGGCGCCGGCGGCTTCTGGGGCCCGCCCGATGCCAACGGCACGGCCGAAATCGGCTACTCCATTGCGGCCGACTGGCGCGGGCAGGGTCTGGCCACCGAACTGGTGGGCGGGCTGGTGCAGCAGGCCTCGCACACGGGCATGGTGCGCCGCCTGATAGCGCACACGCTGCCCGGCAACGAGGTGTCGCAGCGCGTGCTGCTCCGCAACGGCTTTACATTGACCGACCCCGACACAGAAGGTCGCATGCGGTTTGAGCGGGCCGTAGAGCCCTCGGAGGCGCCGCAGGCGCCGGGCCAGATTACGCCTATCAGCTAG
- a CDS encoding pirin family protein, protein MRTIKQQHRAVSAPIADLVTYRALPTEAVEHLDPFLFLNHHGPQTYPARNRGLPFGPHPHRGFETVTFILDGDIMHQDSGGHQSVIGPGGIQWMRAGSGLIHSEISSDEFKQTGGPLEILQLWVNLPAQHKMTAPHYVGLQEPEIPTVALDEGRVQVHAVSGNWAGAEGALQPLTDMQLATINFQQGGQLALTIPAERTIFCYVIRGRLRINGQEAAARQLVEFNYDGDEFRAEALTDDCVLLLGHAKPFQEPIVAYGPFVMNSEVEIRQAYQDYQAGKFGVWKG, encoded by the coding sequence ATGCGCACCATCAAGCAGCAGCACCGCGCCGTTAGCGCCCCCATTGCCGACCTGGTTACCTACCGGGCCCTGCCCACGGAGGCCGTCGAGCACCTCGACCCGTTTCTGTTTCTCAACCACCACGGCCCCCAGACCTACCCGGCCCGCAACCGCGGCCTGCCCTTCGGCCCCCACCCCCACCGCGGCTTCGAAACGGTGACCTTTATTCTGGACGGTGACATCATGCACCAGGACAGCGGCGGGCACCAGAGCGTTATCGGGCCGGGCGGCATTCAGTGGATGCGGGCCGGCAGCGGCCTGATTCACTCGGAAATATCGTCCGACGAGTTCAAGCAGACCGGCGGCCCGCTGGAGATTCTGCAGCTCTGGGTGAACCTGCCGGCCCAGCACAAAATGACCGCGCCGCACTACGTGGGCTTGCAGGAACCGGAAATCCCGACGGTGGCGCTGGACGAGGGCCGCGTACAGGTGCACGCCGTGTCGGGCAACTGGGCCGGCGCCGAGGGCGCCCTGCAGCCCCTCACGGATATGCAGCTGGCCACCATCAACTTCCAACAGGGCGGGCAGCTGGCCCTCACCATTCCGGCCGAGCGCACCATCTTCTGCTACGTTATCCGGGGCCGCCTGCGCATCAACGGGCAGGAAGCCGCGGCGCGGCAGCTGGTGGAGTTCAACTACGACGGCGACGAGTTCCGGGCCGAGGCCCTCACCGACGACTGCGTGCTACTGCTAGGCCACGCCAAACCCTTCCAGGAACCCATCGTGGCCTACGGACCCTTCGTGATGAACTCCGAAGTCGAAATCCGCCAGGCCTACCAGGATTATCAGGCCGGCAAGTTCGGCGTCTGGAAGGGCTAG
- a CDS encoding acyl carrier protein produces the protein MQQLTQYQVERMLHRQRRNPARPLTPSTRLVHDLGFDSVDVVELTLNLESRFHIEIADAELEELHTVQDVLNCVDLHFSPPVA, from the coding sequence ATGCAACAGCTCACGCAATACCAGGTGGAGCGCATGCTTCACCGCCAGCGCCGTAACCCGGCCCGCCCCCTCACTCCTTCCACCCGCCTGGTCCACGACCTGGGCTTCGACTCGGTTGACGTGGTGGAACTTACCCTAAATCTGGAAAGCCGCTTCCATATCGAAATTGCGGATGCGGAGCTGGAAGAGCTGCACACGGTACAGGACGTGCTCAACTGCGTAGACCTGCACTTTTCGCCGCCGGTGGCCTAA
- a CDS encoding M56 family metallopeptidase has product MPALLLYLLQMQLALLLLLAVYYGLLRRLTFHQLNRGYLLAALALAAVYPVLDLGWLRPAVAPAAPLMQVVPAWTEATGTAAPAASGPEYGAWLLAAYGLGAAGLLLRLLVQGASLWRLHRASRPVEAAGVRFRAVAGEVSPFSFGRAIYLNPAHHAPAELPVALLHEQVHVRQAHTLDVLLGHLHRVLAWASPAAWLWLRATQENLEFIADAAVLRESQLAPKQYQYSLVRLSTLAAGSPLTTPFSFITLKNRIRMMNSLPSGRRQLLRYAAVLPIALGLLLTAAATQATPAVATSTLADTEKPAPISALPPAALRHIVQQYPGYRLIGVSEVRAADGTNLRYKAEIAIGRRPENVLFDAQGQPVVVAEPIYFLDGERIEKKALDNLNPATIESMNVVKGAATATFGPEASNGVILVFTKQNRNSAEVLAFMKTHSIVLQPASGADARLMENAKQGKPLTAADLNGRLLMVDGREVSPADVQLTPDKLESVFVLDAEHAVKKYGEKGRQGAIVIITK; this is encoded by the coding sequence ATGCCTGCGCTGCTGCTCTATCTGCTGCAGATGCAGCTGGCCCTTCTGCTGCTGCTGGCAGTGTACTACGGGCTGCTGCGCCGGCTCACGTTTCACCAGCTCAACCGCGGGTACCTGCTGGCGGCGCTGGCCCTGGCGGCCGTTTACCCGGTGCTGGATCTGGGCTGGCTGCGGCCCGCCGTGGCCCCAGCCGCCCCGCTGATGCAGGTAGTGCCCGCCTGGACTGAGGCAACCGGCACGGCCGCCCCGGCTGCTTCTGGCCCTGAGTATGGCGCGTGGCTGTTGGCGGCTTACGGGTTGGGGGCGGCGGGGCTGCTGCTCCGGCTGCTGGTGCAGGGCGCGTCGTTGTGGCGGCTGCACCGGGCTTCCCGGCCGGTGGAGGCGGCGGGGGTGCGGTTTCGGGCGGTGGCGGGGGAGGTGAGTCCGTTTTCTTTCGGGCGCGCCATTTACCTAAACCCGGCCCACCACGCGCCGGCCGAACTGCCGGTGGCCTTGCTCCACGAGCAGGTGCACGTGCGCCAGGCCCACACGCTGGATGTGCTGCTGGGCCACCTGCACCGGGTGCTGGCCTGGGCCAGCCCGGCGGCCTGGCTGTGGCTGCGCGCCACCCAGGAAAATCTGGAGTTCATTGCCGATGCCGCCGTGCTGCGCGAAAGCCAGCTGGCCCCGAAACAGTATCAATACAGCCTGGTCCGGCTCAGTACGCTGGCGGCCGGCTCCCCTTTAACAACCCCTTTCTCCTTTATCACCCTTAAAAACCGTATTCGTATGATGAATTCCCTTCCTTCCGGCCGGCGGCAACTGCTGCGCTACGCCGCTGTGCTGCCTATAGCGCTGGGCTTGCTCCTGACCGCCGCCGCCACCCAGGCTACTCCTGCGGTAGCAACCAGCACCCTGGCCGATACAGAGAAGCCTGCTCCCATCAGCGCCCTGCCGCCGGCCGCGTTGCGGCACATCGTGCAGCAGTACCCTGGCTACCGGCTGATCGGTGTATCGGAAGTACGGGCCGCTGATGGTACCAACCTGCGCTACAAAGCCGAAATAGCCATTGGCCGCCGGCCGGAAAATGTATTGTTCGATGCTCAGGGGCAACCGGTGGTGGTAGCTGAGCCGATTTACTTTCTGGATGGCGAGCGGATCGAAAAAAAAGCACTGGATAACCTGAATCCGGCCACTATTGAAAGCATGAACGTGGTGAAAGGCGCCGCTACGGCCACCTTCGGCCCCGAAGCCAGCAATGGCGTAATCCTGGTTTTTACCAAGCAGAACCGGAACTCGGCCGAGGTGCTGGCATTCATGAAAACGCACAGCATCGTGCTGCAGCCCGCTTCCGGCGCCGATGCGCGTCTTATGGAAAATGCCAAGCAAGGCAAGCCGTTGACGGCCGCCGACCTGAACGGCCGGCTGCTGATGGTGGATGGCCGCGAAGTGAGTCCGGCCGACGTGCAGCTGACGCCCGACAAGCTGGAGTCAGTGTTTGTACTGGATGCCGAGCACGCCGTAAAGAAATACGGCGAAAAAGGTCGACAAGGGGCTATTGTCATCATCACCAAATAA
- a CDS encoding BlaI/MecI/CopY family transcriptional regulator: MERLTQPEEEAMRGFWQLGGGFIKEVLELLPEPRPPYTTLASTVRNLERKGYLTSRKLGNTFRFVPSVTAEEYRRRFLGTFVGDYFRNSYKELVSFFAQEQKISPEELQDIIDMIENRKTRP, translated from the coding sequence ATGGAACGATTAACTCAACCCGAGGAAGAGGCTATGCGGGGCTTCTGGCAGCTGGGCGGCGGCTTCATCAAGGAGGTGCTGGAGCTGCTGCCCGAGCCGCGTCCGCCCTACACCACCCTGGCCTCCACGGTGCGCAACCTGGAGCGCAAAGGCTACCTGACCAGCCGCAAGCTAGGCAACACCTTTCGGTTTGTGCCCAGCGTCACGGCCGAGGAGTACCGCCGCCGCTTCCTGGGCACCTTCGTCGGCGACTACTTCCGCAATTCCTACAAGGAGTTGGTGTCGTTCTTCGCCCAGGAGCAGAAAATCAGCCCCGAGGAGCTGCAGGACATCATCGACATGATTGAAAACCGCAAAACCCGCCCCTGA
- a CDS encoding M13 family metallopeptidase, translating into MTPQRTFLLSLGTAAGMALAGCAASTPATTATTPPAATPATTDATAQLGPVLPGVGIDPANIDKSVSPCDDFFQYASGTWLKNNPIPAAESRWSSWNGLINQNEAVMRQILETSAANKTAAKGTNLQKVGDYYATAMDSVAIDKAGLKYLQPELNRINAVKDLRGLQTELVRAQRLQTRSVFGLGVNQDRKKSDEYALYLSQGGLSLPDRDYYLKDDARSKAIRTAYTTYLTNTFKMLGESSAVAAKSAATVLRLETRLAKASKDRVALRDPYANYNKMTVAEAAQKYPNLGLPVMLPALGLSSAKEVIVGQPEFLQEASTALKQEPLGDWKTYLRWHLTSSLMSALPQSFGDESFRFQQVLSGAKQQQPRWKRMLRATDGALGEAFGQLYVDKAFAPETKVKAQQMVANIKEAMGEHIRGLEWMSAATKEEAIKKLNAFTVKIGYPDKWKDYSALSMSRESYLKNVLAAREWESKDNLSRYGKPIDREVWGMTPPTVNAYYNSSLNEIVFPAGIMQPPFFDPKADDAVNYGGMGAVIGHEITHGFDDRGRQSDAQGNLRDWWTKEDAAEFTKRADMVGAQYSAFQPLDSVFVNGKLTMGENLADFGGLALAYSALEKELQKKYGSNPRPRYDGFTPEQRFFLGWAQVWRTNARPEYIRQQVLTDPHSPAQYRTNGPLMNMPQFYEAFGCKEDAKMVRAQNQRANIW; encoded by the coding sequence ATGACCCCACAACGCACCTTCCTGCTCTCCTTGGGCACGGCAGCCGGTATGGCCCTGGCCGGATGCGCCGCCAGCACGCCCGCTACCACCGCCACCACGCCGCCTGCTGCAACTCCGGCCACGACTGATGCTACGGCCCAGCTCGGCCCCGTGCTGCCCGGCGTCGGGATTGATCCGGCCAATATTGACAAGTCGGTGTCGCCCTGCGACGACTTTTTTCAGTACGCTTCCGGCACCTGGCTGAAGAACAACCCGATTCCGGCCGCCGAGTCGCGCTGGAGCTCCTGGAACGGGCTCATCAACCAGAATGAGGCCGTGATGCGCCAGATTCTGGAAACCTCGGCCGCCAACAAAACCGCCGCCAAGGGCACCAACCTGCAGAAAGTAGGCGACTACTACGCCACGGCCATGGACTCGGTGGCTATTGACAAGGCCGGCCTGAAGTACCTGCAGCCCGAACTAAACCGCATCAATGCGGTGAAAGACCTGCGTGGCCTGCAAACCGAGCTGGTGCGCGCCCAGCGCCTGCAAACCCGCTCGGTGTTCGGGCTGGGCGTGAACCAGGACCGCAAAAAGAGCGACGAGTATGCCCTCTACCTCAGCCAGGGCGGCCTCAGCCTGCCCGACCGGGACTACTACCTCAAGGACGACGCCCGCTCGAAAGCCATCCGCACGGCCTACACCACCTACCTCACCAACACGTTCAAGATGCTGGGCGAAAGCTCGGCCGTGGCCGCTAAAAGCGCCGCCACGGTGCTGCGCCTCGAAACCCGGCTCGCCAAAGCCAGCAAGGACCGCGTAGCCCTGCGCGACCCCTACGCCAACTACAACAAGATGACGGTGGCCGAGGCCGCCCAGAAATACCCCAACCTGGGTCTGCCCGTGATGCTGCCCGCCCTGGGCCTCAGCTCGGCCAAAGAGGTGATTGTGGGTCAGCCCGAGTTCCTGCAGGAAGCCAGCACTGCTCTGAAGCAAGAGCCGCTTGGTGACTGGAAAACCTACCTGCGTTGGCACCTCACCTCGTCGCTGATGTCGGCGCTGCCGCAGTCGTTCGGCGATGAGTCGTTCCGGTTTCAGCAGGTGTTGAGTGGAGCCAAGCAGCAGCAACCCCGCTGGAAGCGCATGCTCCGCGCCACGGATGGTGCGTTGGGCGAAGCCTTCGGCCAGCTGTACGTGGACAAGGCCTTCGCGCCCGAAACCAAGGTGAAGGCCCAGCAGATGGTGGCTAATATCAAGGAAGCCATGGGCGAGCATATCCGCGGCCTGGAGTGGATGAGCGCTGCCACCAAGGAGGAGGCCATCAAGAAGCTCAACGCCTTCACCGTCAAAATCGGCTACCCCGATAAGTGGAAGGACTATTCGGCCCTCTCGATGAGCCGCGAATCGTACCTGAAAAACGTGCTGGCCGCCCGCGAGTGGGAGTCGAAAGACAACCTGAGCCGCTACGGCAAGCCGATTGACCGCGAAGTATGGGGCATGACGCCGCCCACGGTGAATGCCTACTACAACTCCTCGCTCAACGAAATCGTGTTTCCGGCCGGCATCATGCAGCCCCCGTTCTTCGACCCCAAGGCCGACGACGCGGTAAACTACGGCGGCATGGGCGCGGTCATCGGCCACGAAATCACCCACGGCTTCGACGACCGGGGCCGGCAGTCGGACGCCCAGGGCAACCTGCGCGACTGGTGGACCAAGGAAGACGCCGCCGAATTCACGAAGCGCGCCGACATGGTGGGCGCCCAGTACTCGGCCTTCCAGCCCCTGGATTCGGTGTTCGTGAACGGCAAGCTCACGATGGGTGAAAACCTGGCCGACTTCGGCGGCCTGGCCCTGGCCTACTCGGCCCTCGAAAAGGAGTTGCAGAAGAAGTACGGCAGCAACCCGCGCCCCCGCTACGACGGCTTCACGCCCGAGCAGCGCTTCTTCCTGGGTTGGGCGCAGGTGTGGCGCACCAACGCCCGCCCCGAGTACATCCGCCAGCAAGTCCTCACCGACCCGCACTCCCCGGCCCAGTACCGCACCAACGGCCCGCTCATGAACATGCCCCAGTTCTACGAGGCCTTCGGCTGCAAGGAAGACGCCAAGATGGTCCGCGCTCAGAACCAGCGCGCCAACATCTGGTAG
- a CDS encoding M13 family metallopeptidase yields the protein MQHLSVPTRAGAAALLLALAGCATTQPAATSTTATPPATAVASTTGGRSINPQDVDRSVSPCEDFFRFSGGNWLKNNPIPAYASSWAPRNELNDRTQATLRRILEDAAADRAATPGSNRQKVGDYYAAGMDSVGLEKAGLTYLKPELARIAAVKDRPGMLTEIARQQTLGTGAFFRAGVSPDRKNSSVYAVNMSQGGLGMPDRDYYLKDDARSKTVRTAYITCLTNTFKLLGDAEATAAAKAATVLRVETRLARASKDRVSLRDPYASYNKMTVAEADKQFPNLQPSALLKRNGLGAAQEVIVGQPDFFKEVSAVLKEEPLADLKTYLNWQLVSSVPSALPKAFSDEAFRFAQVQSGAKQQPTRWKRMLAATDGTLGEAFGQLYVDQAFSPAAKQKALDMLANIRESMAEHIQTNTWMSAATKQEALKKLSALRVKIGYPDKWKDYSALNISRESYLKNVLAARQWGYQQNVKKFGGPIDRTEWSMTPPTINAYYSPPMNEIVFPAGYLQPPFFDPEADDAVNYGAIGGVMGHEMTHGFDDSGRQYDSEGNLRDWWTPADAAEFTKRAAVVGRQYDAFSPLDSVHVNGKLTMGENLADFAGLTIVYAALQKQLDKQYGKGNRPLIDGFTPEQRFFLSWAQLRRQNIRPEALRQQILTDPHSPGQYRTIGPLMNMPEFYQAFGCQPGQKMVRPDAERAVIW from the coding sequence ATGCAACATCTTTCTGTTCCTACCCGGGCCGGCGCGGCGGCCCTGCTGCTGGCCCTGGCCGGCTGTGCCACCACCCAGCCCGCCGCTACCAGCACCACGGCCACGCCTCCGGCCACGGCTGTTGCCTCCACCACCGGCGGCCGTAGTATCAACCCCCAGGATGTGGACCGCTCGGTGTCGCCGTGCGAGGACTTCTTTCGGTTTTCGGGCGGCAACTGGCTGAAAAACAATCCGATTCCAGCCTATGCCAGCAGCTGGGCCCCGCGCAACGAACTCAACGACCGAACCCAGGCCACCCTGCGCCGCATCCTGGAAGATGCCGCTGCCGACCGCGCCGCCACCCCCGGCTCGAACCGCCAGAAAGTGGGCGACTACTACGCCGCCGGCATGGACTCGGTGGGCCTCGAAAAAGCCGGCCTGACGTACCTCAAGCCCGAGCTGGCCCGCATTGCCGCCGTGAAAGACCGGCCCGGCATGCTCACCGAAATTGCCCGCCAGCAGACGCTGGGCACCGGCGCGTTCTTCCGGGCCGGCGTTTCGCCCGACCGCAAAAACAGCTCGGTGTACGCCGTAAACATGAGCCAGGGCGGCCTGGGAATGCCCGACCGGGACTACTACCTTAAGGACGACGCCCGCTCCAAAACTGTGCGCACGGCCTACATTACCTGCCTCACCAACACCTTCAAGCTGCTCGGCGACGCGGAAGCTACGGCTGCGGCCAAAGCCGCCACGGTGCTGCGCGTGGAAACCCGCCTGGCCCGCGCCAGCAAAGACCGGGTTTCGCTGCGCGACCCGTATGCCAGCTACAACAAGATGACGGTGGCCGAGGCCGACAAGCAATTCCCGAACCTGCAGCCCTCGGCTTTGCTGAAGCGCAACGGCCTGGGCGCGGCCCAGGAGGTGATTGTGGGCCAGCCCGATTTCTTCAAGGAAGTCAGCGCAGTGCTGAAAGAGGAGCCGCTGGCCGACCTGAAAACCTACCTGAACTGGCAGCTGGTTTCGTCGGTTCCTTCGGCGCTGCCCAAGGCGTTCAGCGACGAGGCCTTCCGGTTTGCGCAGGTGCAGAGCGGGGCCAAGCAGCAGCCCACCCGCTGGAAGCGCATGCTGGCCGCCACCGACGGCACGCTGGGCGAGGCCTTCGGGCAGCTCTATGTGGATCAGGCGTTTTCGCCCGCCGCCAAGCAGAAGGCGCTGGATATGCTGGCCAACATCCGCGAGTCGATGGCCGAGCACATCCAGACCAACACCTGGATGAGCGCCGCAACCAAACAGGAAGCCCTCAAGAAGCTCAGCGCCCTGCGCGTGAAAATCGGCTACCCCGACAAGTGGAAGGACTATTCGGCGCTGAATATTTCGCGCGAGTCGTACCTGAAAAACGTGCTGGCGGCGCGCCAGTGGGGCTATCAGCAGAACGTGAAGAAGTTCGGCGGGCCGATTGACCGCACCGAGTGGAGCATGACGCCGCCCACCATCAACGCCTACTACAGCCCGCCGATGAACGAAATCGTGTTTCCGGCTGGCTACCTGCAGCCCCCGTTCTTCGACCCTGAAGCCGACGACGCGGTGAACTACGGCGCCATCGGCGGCGTGATGGGCCACGAAATGACCCACGGCTTCGACGACTCGGGCCGGCAGTACGACTCGGAAGGCAACCTGCGTGACTGGTGGACGCCGGCTGACGCGGCCGAATTCACGAAGCGCGCCGCCGTGGTGGGCCGGCAGTACGACGCCTTCTCGCCCCTCGACTCGGTGCACGTGAACGGCAAGCTGACCATGGGCGAAAACTTGGCTGACTTTGCCGGCCTCACCATCGTGTACGCCGCCCTCCAGAAGCAGCTCGACAAGCAGTACGGCAAAGGCAACCGCCCGCTGATTGATGGCTTCACGCCCGAGCAGCGCTTTTTCCTGAGCTGGGCCCAGCTGCGCCGCCAGAACATCCGCCCCGAAGCCCTGCGCCAGCAAATCCTCACCGACCCCCACTCGCCCGGCCAGTACCGCACCATCGGCCCCCTCATGAACATGCCCGAGTTCTACCAGGCCTTCGGCTGCCAGCCCGGCCAGAAAATGGTCCGCCCCGATGCTGAACGGGCGGTGATTTGGTAG